A window of the Gordonia humi genome harbors these coding sequences:
- a CDS encoding iron-containing redox enzyme family protein, producing the protein MASQTSNRIRASRRAMPDPRGPISERVIDAVRMSDDTAPTRIDLPERLDPWGEDVQLALTVCHELHYRGWADAGRDCEWDPALIGARTRLEESFLDAVRDEIDPRSGSATAADELDGLARTVPTGATAHLRRHGTEREFADYFAARSIYHLKEADPHAWAIPRLSGAAKAAFVAVEYDEYGAGRGGLVHQELFADLLASMHLDDGYLGYLSEAPAVALAPVTLMSTLGLRRSRRGAVVGHFAATEVSSPVASAWLLKGLERIGAPEQARLFYREHVEADAVHELVMRHEVVASLLANEPWLADDVVFGILALQAVESRLDTAFMQAWAANETVIAR; encoded by the coding sequence ATGGCATCACAGACTTCGAACCGAATCCGCGCGTCGCGGCGAGCGATGCCGGATCCTCGCGGACCGATCTCGGAACGCGTCATCGATGCCGTGCGCATGTCGGACGACACCGCACCGACACGGATAGATCTCCCCGAGCGACTCGATCCATGGGGCGAGGACGTGCAACTCGCGTTGACCGTCTGCCATGAGCTCCACTACCGGGGTTGGGCAGACGCCGGGAGAGACTGCGAGTGGGACCCCGCTCTCATCGGGGCACGGACACGTCTCGAGGAGTCCTTTCTCGACGCAGTGCGCGATGAGATCGATCCACGCAGCGGTTCGGCGACCGCTGCGGACGAGCTCGATGGACTTGCTCGTACAGTGCCGACCGGTGCCACCGCCCATCTGCGGCGACACGGCACCGAGCGGGAGTTCGCGGACTACTTCGCGGCGCGGTCGATCTACCACCTCAAGGAGGCCGATCCACACGCGTGGGCGATTCCGCGTCTGTCGGGTGCGGCCAAGGCCGCATTCGTCGCCGTGGAGTACGACGAATACGGCGCCGGGCGCGGCGGCCTGGTGCATCAAGAGCTGTTCGCCGACCTGCTGGCGTCGATGCACCTCGACGACGGCTACCTCGGATACCTGTCGGAGGCCCCAGCGGTGGCGCTCGCCCCGGTCACCCTGATGTCGACACTCGGTCTACGGAGGTCCCGTCGAGGCGCCGTCGTCGGGCACTTCGCGGCCACCGAGGTGTCGTCTCCGGTGGCATCGGCGTGGCTGCTGAAAGGCCTGGAACGGATCGGGGCCCCGGAACAGGCCCGGCTGTTCTACCGCGAGCACGTCGAGGCAGATGCGGTGCACGAGCTGGTGATGCGGCACGAGGTCGTCGCATCACTGCTCGCGAACGAGCCGTGGCTCGCCGACGACGTCGTCTTCGGGATTCTCGCCCTGCAGGCGGTCGAGAGCCGCTTGGACACGGCGTTCATGCAGGCGTGGGCCGCGAACGAGACGGTGATCGCGCGGTGA
- a CDS encoding HemK2/MTQ2 family protein methyltransferase — protein sequence MTVPVTGSTADIDSIPPVGVYAPREDTHLLIDELTKISLTGSRLLDLCTGSGAVAIAAALAGADVTAVDSCPAAVSHARRCALDAGVDIGVSCLDLADFGRTGFDVVTCNPPYVPTPSGTEDSLPGPAHAWNAGPDGRAVLDVLCTLLPGFLADGGTAFIVQSELSAVDATIAALRVGGLSARVVRERFVPYGPVVTSRRRQLVDAGCLDPNDDHEAIVVIRADKHHVR from the coding sequence ATGACCGTCCCAGTCACGGGGTCGACGGCCGACATCGACTCGATCCCTCCGGTCGGCGTGTACGCGCCTCGGGAGGACACCCACCTCCTGATCGATGAGCTGACGAAGATCTCGCTCACCGGCAGCCGCCTGCTGGATCTGTGTACCGGCTCCGGTGCCGTCGCGATTGCGGCCGCGCTGGCCGGTGCCGACGTCACGGCGGTGGACTCCTGCCCGGCCGCCGTCTCCCACGCCCGCCGGTGCGCTCTCGATGCGGGCGTCGACATCGGCGTGTCGTGCTTGGACCTGGCGGATTTCGGACGCACCGGATTCGACGTGGTCACATGCAATCCGCCTTACGTGCCGACTCCATCGGGCACGGAGGATTCGCTGCCCGGGCCCGCTCACGCATGGAACGCCGGTCCCGACGGACGCGCCGTCCTCGACGTGCTCTGCACACTGCTACCCGGCTTTCTCGCCGACGGCGGTACCGCATTCATCGTCCAGTCCGAACTGTCGGCCGTCGATGCCACGATTGCGGCGCTACGGGTCGGAGGATTGTCGGCCCGGGTGGTCCGCGAGCGCTTCGTCCCTTACGGACCGGTGGTCACGTCTCGTCGGCGTCAGTTGGTCGACGCCGGCTGTCTCGATCCCAACGACGACCACGAGGCGATCGTCGTCATTCGAGCCGACAAGCACCATGTCCGGTGA
- a CDS encoding type 1 glutamine amidotransferase domain-containing protein has product MTEDPIPDQAATTDHRLDGALVAILATDGVEEVELTQPREALEKAGAHTLLVSLHPGEIQAMHGDVHPAERFRVDRVVGDVSAADVDALVLPGGTTNPDQLRQDAHAVDFVRACMHAERPTGVICHGPWTLVEADVVAGRTLTGYPSVRTDIRNAGGTVVDAEVVVDGRLVSSRGPDDLPAFCAKLIEVIAETRHPAGGD; this is encoded by the coding sequence ATGACAGAGGACCCGATCCCAGACCAGGCGGCCACGACTGATCATCGACTCGACGGCGCGCTGGTCGCAATACTCGCGACCGATGGCGTCGAGGAGGTCGAATTGACGCAGCCGCGCGAAGCCCTTGAGAAGGCGGGCGCGCACACCTTGCTCGTGTCGCTGCACCCCGGAGAGATCCAGGCGATGCACGGCGACGTCCATCCCGCCGAGCGTTTTCGAGTCGACCGCGTCGTCGGCGACGTCTCTGCCGCAGACGTCGATGCACTGGTGCTTCCCGGCGGTACGACGAACCCCGATCAGCTCCGACAGGACGCGCACGCCGTCGACTTCGTCCGCGCGTGCATGCACGCCGAGCGGCCGACCGGCGTGATCTGCCACGGGCCGTGGACTCTCGTCGAGGCCGATGTCGTCGCCGGACGAACCCTCACCGGCTACCCGAGTGTGCGCACGGACATCCGGAACGCGGGCGGCACCGTGGTGGACGCTGAGGTCGTCGTCGACGGCCGGTTGGTGTCGAGCCGCGGTCCGGACGATCTGCCGGCATTCTGCGCGAAGCTCATCGAAGTGATCGCGGAGACCAGGCACCCGGCAGGGGGCGACTAG
- a CDS encoding IS630 family transposase, with protein MANTPAPALELRDGDADELDQLLRSTTTSAGLARRARIVVLAADGMANTRISEVVGTSVPTVLKWRSRYLQDGLDGLLDAERTGRPRYLNHADVVSATLMPPPRKYGVTHWSSRLLAGHLGIGNATVARAWREYGVQPWRSGTFKFSTDPQLIAKVTDVVGLYLEPPENAIVLCVDEKSQIQALDRTAPMLPTQPGQIERRTHDYKRHGTTTLFAALQIATGQVTAAVKPRHRHQEFLAFLRQIDRAYPGQELHLVMDNYATHKKAEVRDWLAQHPNITAHFTPTSGSWLNLVEVWFGIIDRQAIRRGVFTSVKDLNAKIRAFINGWNDRKHPFVWTKTAEDILKKAQPKTN; from the coding sequence ATGGCTAATACTCCAGCCCCGGCCCTGGAACTGCGTGATGGTGATGCGGACGAGCTCGATCAGTTGTTGAGGTCGACCACGACGTCGGCTGGTCTGGCGCGTCGGGCGCGGATCGTCGTGCTTGCTGCCGATGGGATGGCTAATACGCGAATCAGTGAGGTCGTCGGGACGTCGGTACCGACGGTCCTCAAGTGGCGTTCACGGTATCTCCAGGACGGACTCGATGGTCTGCTCGACGCTGAAAGGACCGGTCGCCCAAGGTATCTCAATCACGCCGATGTCGTGTCGGCGACGTTGATGCCGCCACCGAGAAAGTACGGGGTCACGCATTGGTCCTCGCGGCTGCTGGCCGGGCACCTCGGAATCGGGAACGCCACGGTCGCCCGCGCCTGGCGTGAGTACGGCGTTCAGCCGTGGCGATCGGGAACATTCAAGTTCTCCACCGATCCGCAGCTGATCGCCAAGGTCACCGATGTCGTCGGCCTGTACCTGGAACCACCGGAGAACGCGATCGTGTTGTGCGTGGACGAGAAATCGCAGATCCAGGCCCTCGATCGCACGGCCCCGATGCTGCCGACACAGCCAGGGCAGATCGAACGCCGCACCCACGACTACAAACGCCACGGCACCACCACCTTGTTCGCGGCCCTGCAGATCGCCACCGGGCAAGTCACCGCCGCGGTCAAACCGCGACATCGCCACCAGGAGTTCCTGGCGTTTCTACGGCAGATCGACCGCGCCTACCCCGGCCAGGAACTGCATCTGGTCATGGACAACTACGCCACCCACAAGAAGGCCGAAGTCCGCGACTGGCTCGCCCAGCACCCGAACATCACAGCCCACTTCACCCCGACCTCCGGGTCATGGCTCAACCTCGTCGAGGTCTGGTTCGGCATCATCGACCGACAAGCCATCCGCCGAGGTGTCTTCACTTCAGTCAAAGACCTCAACGCGAAGATCCGGGCATTCATCAACGGCTGGAACGACCGCAAACACCCCTTCGTATGGACCAAAACCGCCGAGGACATTCTGAAGAAAGCCCAACCGAAAACTAATTAA